One window of Methanobacterium alkalithermotolerans genomic DNA carries:
- a CDS encoding H/ACA ribonucleoprotein complex subunit GAR1 has product MKILGNISHVSNKGNIIVRSSQTPALGLPVFSENKKRVGKIHDVFGPTKEPYITIKPNRGSNSKKLDSLVGAVLYIPSKPVKKWGRKKRSKK; this is encoded by the coding sequence ATGAAAATTTTAGGAAATATTTCACATGTCTCTAACAAGGGAAATATCATTGTTAGATCCAGTCAAACTCCCGCTCTAGGATTACCTGTTTTTTCTGAGAATAAAAAAAGGGTGGGGAAAATACACGATGTATTTGGACCTACTAAAGAACCATACATTACCATCAAACCTAATCGTGGATCCAATTCTAAAAAGTTAGATAGCCTGGTTGGAGCAGTTTTATATATACCATCAAAACCTGTGAAAAAATGGGGGCGTAAAAAACGAAGCAAGAAATGA
- the xerA gene encoding site-specific tyrosine recombinase/integron integrase, with product MNPYPQKNGKTQINPSGDFNSSPSTWSQEGGRKTILEVLDFPDMIEEYLIELEIRNYSINTIKTYKSIVNNFYKFLMGEKDLYDDRRVLRSFKRYIQFLKRDKQVSQNYIYLVTVVVKKFLEYHNIYILNEVKTPKRTKSLPKSLNETEVKNLINAVECNLHSQEESHGQKCIKLRNKVILALLYSSGLRISELVSLKSDDVDPDDRTIRIRGKGEKDRIVLFDEETKNLIKKYITFIGHEDDYLFLNRFGNPITPRYVQMMIKNYARQAGIKKKVTPHILRHSFATHLLKNGVDIRAIQQLLGHSNLSTTQIYTSVDMQTLRNVYDRARLK from the coding sequence ATGAATCCTTATCCTCAAAAAAATGGAAAAACTCAGATTAATCCTTCAGGAGATTTTAATTCATCACCATCTACCTGGTCCCAGGAAGGTGGAAGAAAAACTATTTTAGAAGTACTGGATTTTCCAGATATGATTGAAGAATATTTAATAGAACTGGAAATTCGAAATTATTCTATTAACACCATAAAAACATATAAATCAATTGTTAATAATTTTTATAAATTTTTAATGGGTGAAAAAGACCTTTATGACGATCGTAGAGTTTTAAGATCCTTCAAAAGATATATTCAATTCCTCAAAAGGGATAAGCAGGTTTCACAAAATTATATTTATCTGGTGACCGTGGTGGTGAAAAAATTTTTGGAGTACCACAATATTTACATTTTGAATGAAGTTAAAACTCCAAAAAGAACCAAATCTCTGCCTAAATCTTTGAATGAAACTGAAGTAAAGAATTTAATTAATGCAGTTGAATGTAATCTCCATAGTCAGGAAGAGTCACATGGACAAAAATGTATCAAGTTGCGTAATAAAGTTATACTTGCTCTATTATACTCGTCTGGACTTCGAATATCTGAACTGGTATCTTTAAAGTCGGATGATGTGGATCCTGATGATAGAACTATTCGAATAAGAGGTAAGGGTGAAAAAGATCGTATTGTGCTGTTTGATGAAGAAACAAAGAATTTAATTAAAAAGTATATTACATTTATAGGCCATGAAGATGATTATCTATTTTTGAACCGTTTTGGAAACCCTATAACTCCCCGGTATGTGCAGATGATGATAAAAAATTATGCCCGGCAGGCCGGTATCAAAAAAAAAGTAACCCCTCATATTTTAAGGCACTCTTTTGCCACCCATCTTCTAAAAAATGGTGTGGATATAAGGGCCATACAGCAGCTTTTAGGACATTCAAACCTTTCTACTACTCAAATTTACACCAGTGTAGATATGCAAACCCTGAGAAATGTTTATGACCGTGCAAGATTAAAGTAG
- a CDS encoding DUF211 domain-containing protein has translation MAKGLIRIVLDILKPHDPIIPYYAKYLSELSGVEGVNITLMEIDKETENIKVTIQGNDLNFDEISRAIEEYGGSIHSVDEVVAGRTMVEEVTTPQD, from the coding sequence TTGGCAAAAGGTTTGATTAGAATTGTTCTGGATATTTTAAAGCCCCATGATCCAATAATACCTTACTATGCTAAATATTTAAGTGAATTAAGTGGAGTGGAAGGTGTGAATATCACTTTAATGGAAATTGATAAGGAAACTGAAAATATCAAAGTCACCATCCAGGGGAATGACCTCAATTTTGATGAAATCAGCAGGGCTATTGAAGAGTATGGTGGTTCTATACACAGTGTTGATGAGGTAGTAGCAGGTAGAACCATGGTGGAAGAGGTTACAACACCTCAGGATTGA
- a CDS encoding toprim domain-containing protein: MSYRRLLRLSEELDELKKNGEEGVPILIEGKKDEEALEKLGIKGDFIKVSGSHLKLFEVAELAANSSSKVIILTDFDKKGNQLAKKLSRDIQSLGSHPNLQIRKRIMGLTRRYIKDIESLPKHIIQLELDVYPHSCCIPSLFSYRNSLI; encoded by the coding sequence ATGAGCTATAGGAGATTATTACGTTTAAGTGAAGAACTAGATGAATTAAAAAAGAATGGGGAAGAAGGAGTACCTATCCTTATAGAGGGCAAAAAAGATGAGGAAGCTCTTGAAAAATTAGGCATAAAAGGGGATTTTATAAAAGTTTCCGGTTCTCATCTGAAACTTTTTGAAGTTGCCGAATTAGCTGCTAATTCATCTTCAAAGGTAATTATTCTCACCGATTTTGATAAAAAAGGAAATCAATTGGCAAAAAAATTATCCAGAGATATTCAAAGCCTTGGATCCCATCCAAATTTACAGATTAGAAAAAGAATAATGGGATTGACCCGTCGATATATCAAAGACATTGAAAGTCTTCCCAAACACATTATTCAACTGGAACTTGATGTTTATCCCCATAGTTGCTGTATACCATCACTGTTTTCATATCGCAATTCATTAATTTAA
- a CDS encoding transcription initiation factor IIB yields MKNDVSETEKETKCPECGSEDLIGDYERAEIVCGGCGLVIDDNLVDMGPEWRAFDHEQRDKRTRVGAPITYTIHDKGLSTMIDWRNKDIYGRDIPARNRAQWYRLRKWQRKIRISGATERNLAFALSELDRDSSRLGLPRSVREAASVVYRSAVENKLIRGRSIEGVVAASLYAACRRCNVPRTLDEIAEVSRVSKKEVGRTYRFLTRELNIKLPPTSPVDYVPRFASELGLSGEVQSKAIEIIEKAMEKGLTSGRGPTGVAAAALYIASVLLGERKTQRDVADIAGVTEVTIRNRYKELTEQLDMGVTL; encoded by the coding sequence ATGAAAAACGATGTTTCTGAAACAGAAAAGGAAACAAAATGTCCAGAATGTGGATCTGAAGATCTGATTGGAGATTACGAAAGAGCAGAGATAGTCTGTGGAGGATGCGGCCTGGTTATAGATGATAACCTGGTGGATATGGGTCCGGAATGGAGAGCATTCGATCACGAACAAAGAGACAAAAGAACCAGAGTAGGAGCACCTATAACCTATACCATTCACGATAAGGGTCTTTCCACCATGATTGATTGGAGAAACAAGGATATTTATGGACGTGATATTCCTGCTCGAAACAGAGCCCAATGGTACCGTCTTCGGAAATGGCAGAGGAAAATAAGAATTTCCGGCGCTACTGAGAGAAACCTGGCCTTTGCACTCAGTGAACTTGATAGGGATTCTTCCCGTCTGGGACTCCCACGAAGTGTGAGAGAAGCTGCCTCAGTGGTCTATCGTAGTGCAGTGGAAAATAAACTAATCCGGGGAAGAAGTATCGAAGGAGTGGTAGCTGCATCACTTTACGCCGCCTGCAGGAGATGTAATGTGCCCCGTACACTGGATGAAATAGCAGAGGTCTCCAGGGTGAGTAAAAAAGAAGTTGGAAGGACCTACCGGTTTTTAACCAGGGAACTTAACATCAAATTACCACCAACCTCTCCCGTGGATTATGTACCTCGTTTTGCCAGTGAATTAGGATTATCTGGGGAAGTACAATCTAAAGCAATTGAAATCATTGAAAAGGCTATGGAAAAAGGTCTTACTTCTGGAAGAGGCCCTACGGGTGTAGCTGCTGCCGCACTATATATTGCCTCAGTTCTCTTAGGAGAAAGAAAAACTCAAAGAGATGTGGCAGATATTGCCGGTGTAACCGAGGTTACCATCCGAAACCGTTACAAAGAACTAACAGAACAACTGGATATGGGTGTAACTTTATAA
- a CDS encoding MJ1255/VC2487 family glycosyltransferase produces MKVSIVIPTYNEEDYLPELLDSIKNQDFADYEIIISDANSRDNTRQIAQEYGCKIVDGGLPALGRNKGAKVAQGELILFLDSDLILSPSYLHNAVEEFEDKKLGIAISQMIPLSDKKRDKVLHEFANRFMIMVESIKPHGAGCYGIITRRSLHEEVNGFNESLDFGEDSDYIERIGRISKFKVLRKAHVLVSTRRLEKEGLKSLAMKYTKSTVYDFMGKKITAEELNYNFGYEEEVSDKLNSENIASSANSPVNNGKKRVIYSVCGEGMGHAIRSGVLLEELNSHYDLMIFASDRAYHYLSKKFDNVYEIYGFNTVYEDNRVKNKKTFVRSMKSLPRDLKENLKLLYKIARDFKPHVIVSDFEFYASLLSNVLRIPLISIDNMHIITQGKIEYPSKFKKDKLKAEAVVRSFIVRPERFIIMSYFFPPLKNKKSVIYPPVLRKEIINLQPAYWDYILVYQTSTSNLKLIEVLKKTPYNFVIYGFDKAQKNENLHFKIFNENEFFNDLENSQAIISNGGFGLISEALYLKKPVYSIPVQGQFEQILNAVYLQKSGYGEFHEHISLESLQLFLENLSKYQENLSTYQGVGNEEIIKELTCSIERYSKEYK; encoded by the coding sequence ATGAAAGTTAGTATTGTCATTCCAACTTACAATGAAGAAGATTATTTACCAGAATTACTTGACAGTATAAAAAATCAGGACTTTGCAGATTATGAAATAATTATATCAGATGCAAATTCCAGGGATAATACCCGTCAAATTGCTCAAGAATACGGCTGTAAAATAGTAGATGGCGGTTTACCGGCCCTGGGTAGAAATAAAGGAGCTAAAGTTGCTCAAGGAGAATTAATATTATTTTTAGACTCTGATTTGATTCTTTCACCCAGTTATTTACATAATGCAGTTGAAGAATTTGAAGATAAAAAGCTGGGGATTGCCATATCCCAGATGATTCCCCTTTCTGATAAAAAAAGAGATAAAGTACTGCATGAATTTGCAAACAGATTCATGATAATGGTGGAATCCATCAAACCACATGGGGCAGGTTGTTATGGTATCATAACCCGCAGAAGTTTGCATGAAGAGGTAAATGGTTTTAATGAATCACTTGATTTTGGCGAGGATAGTGATTATATTGAGAGGATAGGAAGAATAAGTAAGTTTAAAGTTTTAAGAAAAGCTCACGTCCTGGTATCTACCCGCAGGCTTGAAAAAGAAGGATTAAAGAGTTTGGCCATGAAATACACTAAAAGTACAGTATATGACTTTATGGGTAAAAAAATCACAGCTGAAGAGCTGAATTATAATTTTGGTTATGAAGAAGAAGTTTCAGATAAATTAAATTCAGAAAATATCGCTTCATCAGCCAATAGTCCGGTGAATAATGGTAAAAAAAGGGTTATTTATTCAGTTTGTGGGGAAGGGATGGGGCATGCCATTCGAAGTGGGGTTCTGCTGGAAGAACTAAATTCTCACTACGATTTAATGATTTTTGCCAGCGACCGAGCTTACCACTATCTCTCTAAAAAGTTTGATAATGTTTATGAAATATATGGTTTTAATACAGTATATGAAGATAACCGGGTGAAAAATAAAAAAACATTTGTTAGATCCATGAAAAGCTTGCCCCGGGATTTAAAAGAGAATTTGAAGTTATTATATAAAATTGCCCGGGATTTTAAACCACATGTTATCGTATCTGATTTTGAGTTCTATGCCAGTCTTTTGAGTAATGTACTTAGAATTCCCCTGATTAGTATTGATAACATGCATATAATTACCCAGGGAAAAATAGAATATCCTTCCAAGTTTAAAAAAGATAAGCTTAAAGCTGAAGCTGTTGTCCGGTCTTTCATTGTGAGACCGGAGCGATTTATTATCATGAGTTATTTTTTCCCTCCCTTAAAAAACAAAAAATCAGTTATTTATCCTCCTGTTTTAAGAAAAGAAATAATCAATCTCCAGCCAGCATATTGGGATTATATACTGGTATATCAAACCAGTACCTCTAATTTAAAGTTAATTGAAGTACTTAAAAAAACTCCTTATAATTTTGTGATTTATGGATTCGACAAGGCCCAGAAAAATGAAAATCTCCATTTCAAGATTTTTAATGAAAATGAATTCTTTAATGATCTGGAAAATAGTCAGGCCATTATAAGTAATGGCGGGTTTGGATTGATTAGTGAAGCCCTTTACCTGAAAAAACCGGTTTACAGCATTCCCGTACAGGGCCAGTTTGAGCAGATACTTAATGCCGTTTATCTTCAAAAATCAGGTTATGGTGAATTCCATGAACATATAAGTCTTGAATCTTTACAATTATTCCTGGAAAATCTTTCAAAATATCAGGAAAATCTTTCAACATACCAGGGAGTGGGTAATGAAGAGATAATTAAAGAGCTTACCTGTTCTATAGAAAGATATTCTAAAGAATATAAGTGA
- a CDS encoding histidine kinase dimerization/phosphoacceptor domain -containing protein — protein MVNEKILIVEDEELVAQDIKSILEDLGYVVPAISSSAEEALEKIEQNCPDSVLMDIMLEGEMDGIEAAQIIGDRFDIPVVYLTAYSNGDILKRAKKTEPYAYILKPFQEQDLKVNIELALYKHEAKKNKMYFLKQKALNRKLENSLKEKDTLLREIHHRVKNNLQIIVSLLSLQAKYFNDPGINNFFRDYVNQIKSMAMIHEKMYQSNDLNRINFTEYLPGLFSQLSSSYNKHSKVNILFQADEILLNLESAIPCGLIINELVTNSLKHAFPFQRPGKIKIELFRLDDGKICLNIYDNGKGIPPEIEFPQKGSFGFRMVYTLVNQLGGTIKLDKNRGTHFMIIFEELKYNQRIIKREGVN, from the coding sequence ATGGTGAATGAAAAAATTCTCATTGTTGAAGACGAAGAATTAGTGGCTCAGGATATTAAATCCATTTTAGAAGATCTGGGCTATGTAGTACCGGCCATAAGTTCTTCTGCTGAAGAAGCCCTGGAAAAAATTGAACAAAATTGTCCGGATTCAGTACTAATGGACATAATGCTGGAAGGCGAAATGGATGGTATTGAAGCAGCCCAGATTATTGGGGATAGGTTTGATATCCCTGTGGTCTATTTAACAGCTTATTCTAATGGAGATATTCTTAAACGTGCAAAAAAAACAGAACCATATGCTTATATTTTAAAACCCTTTCAGGAGCAGGATTTAAAAGTAAATATTGAACTGGCCCTGTATAAACATGAAGCAAAGAAAAATAAAATGTACTTTTTAAAACAAAAAGCACTCAATAGAAAACTTGAAAACTCACTAAAAGAAAAAGATACTCTTTTAAGAGAGATTCACCACCGGGTTAAAAACAATTTACAGATAATAGTCAGTCTGCTTTCTCTTCAAGCCAAATACTTTAATGATCCAGGCATAAATAATTTCTTCAGGGATTATGTAAACCAGATTAAATCAATGGCTATGATTCATGAGAAAATGTATCAATCAAATGACTTGAATCGTATTAATTTCACCGAATATTTGCCCGGACTATTTTCACAACTTTCTAGTTCTTATAATAAGCATTCAAAAGTTAATATATTATTCCAAGCTGATGAAATATTGCTTAATTTGGAAAGTGCTATCCCCTGTGGTTTAATAATAAATGAACTGGTGACCAATTCCTTGAAACATGCCTTTCCCTTTCAAAGGCCGGGGAAAATAAAAATAGAACTATTTAGATTAGATGATGGAAAGATTTGTCTTAATATATATGATAATGGTAAGGGAATTCCTCCAGAAATTGAATTTCCCCAGAAGGGGTCATTTGGATTTCGCATGGTTTATACTTTAGTTAATCAATTGGGAGGAACCATTAAACTTGATAAAAACAGGGGAACTCATTTTATGATTATATTTGAGGAGTTGAAATACAATCAAAGAATAATAAAAAGAGAGGGAGTTAATTAA
- a CDS encoding UPF0104 family protein, which produces MSSSDTNIKKQDYYAFIKDHKKEIIISFLAAAALIFAITALAGLGDIISALERTNLWFLALNFVLQTFIFLLWALRWKLILDLVDKSPRYSSVLVMLFASIFGNNITPGAAGGEPLRAYLLREIKGTPFEIGFASSTADRVFEFLPFIIISILAAVLILSWNISIWTRLIVTALIIITIIFFSLVVYAGSNQRIAQKITLSIARSVFPFFLKITRKEIHFHDISDKLIFYINRFTTGFTMALKDRKVLIIGVLLSFGMWGVDMTRLYVCFLAVGVQPPAIALVIIYTVGILISLLPILPGSLGLREATLVGLFAVVGISADVVMAASIIDRLASYIIPTMIGAFAAFYYGKIIVADKKPDAS; this is translated from the coding sequence ATGTCTTCATCAGATACTAATATAAAAAAACAGGATTATTATGCTTTTATAAAAGATCATAAAAAAGAGATAATAATTTCCTTTTTAGCTGCTGCAGCACTAATCTTTGCTATAACTGCTCTAGCAGGATTGGGAGATATAATATCGGCTTTAGAAAGAACTAATTTATGGTTTTTGGCTTTAAATTTTGTTTTGCAAACATTCATATTTTTACTATGGGCCCTTCGATGGAAATTAATCCTGGATCTGGTGGATAAGTCTCCCCGTTATAGTAGTGTTCTGGTAATGCTTTTTGCCAGTATATTTGGGAATAACATTACTCCTGGTGCTGCAGGAGGAGAACCACTTCGCGCCTATCTTTTAAGGGAAATAAAAGGAACTCCCTTTGAAATTGGATTCGCATCTTCCACGGCTGATCGAGTTTTTGAATTTTTACCATTTATAATCATATCTATTCTAGCAGCAGTTTTGATATTAAGCTGGAACATATCTATCTGGACCAGACTAATTGTCACGGCACTGATAATAATTACTATTATATTCTTTAGTCTGGTGGTTTATGCCGGTTCGAATCAAAGGATAGCCCAGAAAATAACTCTATCTATTGCTCGATCTGTTTTTCCTTTCTTTTTAAAAATTACCAGAAAAGAGATTCATTTTCATGATATCAGTGATAAATTAATCTTTTATATCAACCGATTTACCACCGGATTTACTATGGCCTTAAAAGATCGTAAAGTATTGATAATAGGTGTTTTATTATCTTTTGGCATGTGGGGGGTGGACATGACCCGACTGTATGTTTGCTTTCTGGCTGTAGGGGTTCAACCCCCGGCAATTGCTCTGGTTATTATTTATACGGTAGGTATTTTGATATCACTTCTACCCATCCTCCCGGGGTCTTTAGGATTGAGGGAAGCAACTCTGGTGGGATTATTTGCAGTGGTGGGCATATCTGCGGATGTGGTAATGGCCGCCAGTATAATTGATAGATTGGCCAGTTATATTATACCCACCATGATTGGTGCATTTGCTGCTTTTTATTATGGTAAAATTATTGTGGCGGATAAAAAGCCAGATGCATCATAA
- a CDS encoding ATP-binding protein yields the protein MYINLKKKFLDEIETTAEINIPPDPLDRVIGHDDVIWLAKVAARQKRNLLLVGPPGIGKSLIAQSLSFHLSTPSEEISTVHNPERPERPFIEVKTKKEIDNEIKDKKRAEGEYISPEMVPDLVAERLGFKCIHCGDYNSAYQSICPQCGGDKFSHISARRKHLGDLLGMFEMNSGSENIPQERVTTTRIVNNREEVVIYERVNGKEIKVMDQQSLEKRRKIVEENPRHVIVPLKRKNFIQATGASETELLGDVRHDPYGGHCELGSAPYERVIPGAIHEAHEGVLFIDEIIHIASLQRYILSAMQEKIFPIVGRNPQSAGSSVKVESVPCDFIFVAACNLMDLKYILPPLRSRIQGEGYEVLMNTTMKANPENAEKIGQFIAQEINIDGKIPHATKEAVQILIKEAKKRAYLIDEEKDAFTLRLRDLGGVIRMAGDLAVMEESSVISKKHMSLAVIKSLSIENQILKRYESYEKAIQQDLASSHVIPDHHAPFKNENVDRSYL from the coding sequence ATGTACATTAATCTGAAAAAAAAGTTTTTAGATGAAATAGAAACTACTGCAGAAATAAATATTCCCCCGGATCCTCTGGATAGAGTAATTGGGCACGATGATGTTATTTGGCTGGCAAAAGTTGCTGCCAGGCAAAAAAGAAATTTGTTACTGGTTGGTCCTCCGGGAATAGGAAAATCCCTTATTGCTCAATCCCTATCTTTTCATTTATCTACTCCCAGTGAAGAAATATCCACTGTTCATAACCCTGAAAGGCCAGAAAGACCTTTTATTGAGGTAAAAACGAAAAAAGAGATAGATAATGAAATTAAAGATAAAAAAAGAGCTGAAGGAGAATATATAAGTCCAGAAATGGTTCCAGATTTAGTAGCTGAAAGATTAGGATTTAAATGTATTCACTGTGGAGATTACAATAGTGCTTACCAGAGCATATGCCCCCAATGTGGCGGAGACAAATTTTCACATATCAGTGCCCGGAGGAAACACCTGGGTGACCTATTAGGAATGTTTGAAATGAACTCCGGTTCGGAAAATATTCCTCAAGAAAGGGTCACCACCACCCGAATAGTTAATAATCGGGAAGAAGTGGTGATATATGAAAGGGTGAATGGAAAAGAAATAAAGGTAATGGATCAACAATCACTGGAAAAAAGGCGGAAGATAGTGGAAGAAAATCCCCGCCATGTAATAGTTCCCCTTAAACGGAAAAATTTTATTCAGGCTACTGGTGCCAGTGAAACCGAGTTATTAGGTGATGTGAGACACGATCCTTATGGTGGACATTGTGAACTGGGTAGTGCCCCCTATGAAAGAGTAATCCCGGGAGCCATACACGAGGCCCATGAAGGAGTGCTTTTTATCGATGAAATAATTCACATCGCCAGTTTGCAGCGATACATATTAAGTGCCATGCAGGAAAAAATATTCCCCATTGTAGGCAGAAATCCTCAGAGCGCAGGTAGTTCAGTTAAGGTGGAAAGTGTTCCTTGCGACTTTATTTTTGTTGCAGCATGTAATCTAATGGATTTGAAATATATTTTACCTCCCCTCAGATCCCGTATACAGGGAGAAGGATATGAAGTACTTATGAATACCACCATGAAAGCTAATCCTGAAAATGCTGAAAAAATAGGTCAGTTTATTGCCCAGGAAATCAATATAGATGGTAAGATACCTCACGCAACTAAAGAAGCTGTTCAAATATTAATTAAAGAGGCTAAAAAAAGAGCATATTTGATTGATGAAGAGAAAGATGCTTTTACCCTTCGACTTCGAGACCTGGGAGGAGTTATTAGAATGGCAGGTGATTTGGCTGTGATGGAAGAAAGTAGCGTTATAAGCAAAAAACATATGTCCCTGGCTGTAATTAAATCTCTTTCTATTGAAAATCAAATATTAAAGCGTTATGAAAGCTATGAAAAAGCTATCCAGCAAGATTTAGCTTCGTCCCATGTTATCCCTGATCATCATGCTCCCTTCAAAAATGAAAATGTGGATCGCAGCTACCTTTAA
- a CDS encoding RraA family protein: MDGKRRKSPHRLLDKFFTEKSDFKKLIPHLSTPQISDSLKQVTGNQGTISGVKSLNGQKLFGNILTLSTKDDDWGTSVRGIDHALPGEVIFIFTEGENNAVWGELTSKAAKNKGIAGTIIFGACRDLDSIKNIKYPVFARKVIPHAGRPRNEGKINIKLDCQGTMVHPGDYLFGDECGVVVVPRENFIEVMEVAEEIKKRENVIVKQIEEGKPLSEILNI; this comes from the coding sequence ATGGATGGAAAACGTAGAAAATCCCCTCACAGGTTATTAGATAAATTTTTCACTGAAAAGTCAGATTTCAAAAAATTGATTCCTCATTTATCCACTCCTCAAATATCTGATTCTTTAAAGCAGGTAACAGGAAATCAGGGCACAATCTCCGGTGTAAAATCCCTTAATGGACAAAAGTTATTTGGGAATATATTAACTTTATCTACTAAAGATGATGATTGGGGGACTTCCGTCCGGGGAATTGACCATGCCTTACCAGGGGAGGTAATTTTCATTTTCACTGAAGGTGAGAATAATGCTGTCTGGGGGGAACTAACTTCTAAAGCTGCTAAAAATAAGGGAATTGCAGGAACAATCATTTTTGGTGCATGTAGAGACTTAGATTCAATTAAAAATATTAAATATCCTGTATTTGCCAGGAAAGTCATTCCTCATGCGGGAAGGCCTCGAAATGAGGGAAAAATAAATATTAAACTGGATTGTCAGGGAACCATGGTTCATCCCGGGGATTACTTATTTGGTGATGAATGTGGTGTGGTGGTTGTACCCCGAGAAAACTTCATAGAGGTTATGGAAGTCGCTGAAGAAATAAAAAAACGTGAAAATGTTATAGTAAAACAGATTGAGGAAGGCAAGCCTCTATCTGAAATTTTGAATATTTAA
- the dnaG gene encoding DNA primase DnaG — protein MGKEEISTTKYLIHAQINANGIVEKPDVVGAIFGQTEGLLSNDLDLRELQKTGRIGRIKVNITSRGGRSKGEIVIPSSLDRVETAILAASLETINRVGPCEAYIQVSKVEDVRAVKRKKVVDRAKEIYAGMMDEVTPESLKMIEEVKEAMRIHEIAEYGDEKLPAGPNVPTSDAILVVEGRSDVLNLLKHGIKNAIAVEGVSVPRTVAELTRKKTVTAFVDGDRGGELILKELLQVGEIDYVTRAPKGKEVEDLGKDEIMVALRDKVPIEQMYHDLGIKVEPKTEDKMVLLKNILKDLESTGNAEILDDALNILKEVKVENLYEELKRVTNHPYAVVFDGVISQRLIDIAMDKGVKHIVAVRTGEVVKRPEKIKIITHQ, from the coding sequence ATGGGAAAAGAAGAAATAAGTACAACTAAATATCTCATTCACGCTCAAATTAATGCTAATGGAATTGTAGAAAAGCCAGATGTGGTGGGGGCTATATTTGGTCAAACTGAAGGTCTTTTAAGTAATGATCTGGATCTTCGAGAGCTGCAAAAAACGGGCAGAATAGGTAGAATCAAAGTGAATATAACTTCAAGAGGAGGGCGTTCTAAAGGAGAAATAGTTATTCCTTCAAGTCTTGATCGAGTTGAAACAGCCATACTGGCTGCTTCTCTAGAAACAATTAACCGGGTCGGTCCCTGCGAAGCATATATACAGGTTTCAAAAGTGGAAGATGTCCGGGCGGTCAAACGTAAAAAAGTGGTAGATCGGGCCAAAGAGATATACGCGGGAATGATGGATGAAGTAACTCCAGAAAGTCTAAAAATGATTGAAGAAGTTAAAGAAGCCATGCGTATACATGAAATTGCCGAATATGGTGATGAAAAACTTCCAGCAGGTCCTAATGTTCCTACTTCAGATGCCATTCTGGTAGTAGAAGGTCGGAGTGATGTTTTAAATTTACTAAAACATGGAATAAAAAACGCCATTGCAGTTGAAGGAGTAAGTGTTCCCCGGACTGTAGCTGAATTGACCCGTAAAAAGACAGTAACTGCTTTTGTAGATGGTGATCGTGGCGGAGAATTAATTTTAAAAGAATTACTCCAAGTAGGGGAAATAGACTACGTAACCCGTGCTCCTAAAGGAAAAGAAGTGGAAGATCTGGGTAAAGACGAGATAATGGTTGCTCTCCGGGATAAAGTACCTATTGAACAGATGTACCATGACCTGGGCATTAAAGTAGAACCTAAAACTGAAGACAAGATGGTTTTACTGAAAAATATCCTGAAAGACCTGGAAAGTACAGGAAATGCAGAGATATTAGACGATGCTCTTAATATTTTAAAAGAAGTTAAAGTTGAAAATTTATATGAAGAATTGAAAAGAGTGACCAACCACCCCTATGCCGTGGTTTTTGATGGTGTAATTAGTCAGCGCCTGATAGATATTGCTATGGATAAAGGAGTGAAGCATATAGTTGCAGTAAGAACTGGTGAAGTGGTTAAAAGGCCAGAAAAAATAAAAATTATCACCCACCAGTAG